One Methanobacterium sp. genomic region harbors:
- a CDS encoding transglutaminase domain-containing protein: MTVKSIAEVLNAAKTVTAYIQNNDKTPPTVTVGNLQVTRPTFNRMMAATLVEINNKSMQNILTDTIKDPDKPTGGLPDGQLQKSEYLDIAKRVKDYIAKKEKMPNYITTSLGKMSPFNYMDIFSRILNYYVDKKVLPSFAYTSSLSVVSNTPKVVSYPANIKPFLDVTKNCNWKDALIVNKVKDIVGNETSMYNKAYKLFNWALNVTSYEEPMYYNTRHGAVNTLKLLKGNCVDLAHLLIALWRAAGIPALYKHVYAQFSNFKTGHVIASAYIDGKWIDGDLSNNINKLGNTKSWKLIKQYAVYKELPF; encoded by the coding sequence GTAGGTAATTTACAGGTAACTAGACCTACTTTTAATCGAATGATGGCGGCGACACTTGTTGAAATTAACAATAAATCAATGCAAAACATACTAACAGACACAATAAAAGATCCAGATAAACCTACTGGAGGATTACCTGATGGTCAACTACAAAAATCAGAATATTTAGATATCGCTAAACGCGTAAAAGATTACATTGCTAAAAAGGAGAAAATGCCCAATTACATAACTACTTCCCTTGGAAAAATGAGCCCATTCAACTATATGGATATCTTTTCTAGGATATTGAATTATTATGTTGATAAAAAGGTTTTACCTTCTTTTGCATATACCTCTAGCCTGAGTGTTGTTTCAAATACACCAAAAGTAGTTAGTTATCCTGCAAATATTAAACCATTTTTAGATGTTACAAAGAATTGTAATTGGAAAGATGCTCTAATTGTAAATAAAGTTAAAGATATTGTTGGAAATGAAACCAGCATGTATAATAAAGCTTATAAACTCTTTAACTGGGCTTTAAATGTTACTTCTTATGAAGAACCAATGTACTACAATACTCGGCATGGAGCAGTAAATACATTAAAACTTTTAAAAGGAAATTGCGTAGATTTAGCACATCTATTAATAGCACTTTGGAGAGCTGCAGGAATACCTGCATTATATAAGCATGTATATGCACAATTTAGTAACTTTAAAACAGGACATGTAATAGCTTCAGCTTACATAGACGGAAAATGGATAGACGGAGATCTAAGCAATAATATAAATAAATTAGGAAACACAAAAAGCTGGAAATTAATTAAACAATATGCGGTGTATAAAGAATTACCATTTTAA